The region GCCACGCCGATATCGCCGATGCCGGCACTTTGCGCCTGGCTCGCCGCGCTGATCTCGGCCATGATGTCGGCCACCTTTTTCACGGAGTCGACGATCTGGCCCATGGTCAGCCCCGCCTCGTCGACCAGCTTCGAACCCACGTTGACCTTGGCCACCGAATCGCCGATCAATTGCTTGATTTCGCGCGCCGCAGCCGCGCTGCGCTGCGCCAGGTTGCGCACTTCGGACGCCACCACGGCAAAGCCCCGTCCCTGTTCACCGGCGCGAGCCGCTTCCACGGCCGCATTCAAGGCCAGGATATTCGTCTGGAAGGCGATGCCGTCGATGACGCCGATGATGTCGACGATGCGTTTGGACGAGTCGTTGATCTCGCCCATGGTGGTGACCACCTGGCTGACCACTTGCCCGCCTTTGACTGCCACGGACGATGCCGACACCACCAGTTCGTGCGCCTGGCCCGCGTTGGCGGCGTTGTCGCGCACGGTGGAAGTCAGGCTGTCCATGCTGCGCGCCGTCTGATCCAGGCTGCCCGCCTGCGATTCCGTGCGCGCGGCCAGGTCCGCATTGCCCTGGGCGATTTCGGCGCTGGCCACCTGGATGGTTTCGGCCGACGCCTTGATACCAGACACCATGCCGGCCAGCCGGCCGCGCATTTCTTTCAATGCCGCCAGCAGGCTGGCCTGGTCGCCCGCCTCGGTGGCGATCTCCATCGAGAGGTCGCCATCGGCCACGGCGCGCGCGATCTGGCGCGCGTATTCGGGTTCACCACCGAGCTGCTGCCAGATGGCGCGCCCGACGAAATGCGACACGGCCACCAGGCAGACGATGACGGCCAGCGCCACGGCAATGCTGGTATTGAGCGCATTGCGCACATTGGCCGCGCTGCGTTCGATGCCCTGCTTGAATTGCAATTGCGCCTGTTCGTTGGTCTTGGCCAGGTCCGTGTTGAGCACTGCCAGCGCGCTCTGCATGCGGGTCACGGTCGCTTGCGGGTCGCCCTCTTCCATTTCCAGCATGATGCGCGCCGCGCTCAGGGCCGGCGCGTAATAGGCATCGAATTCCCTGGCCAGCCGCTGGCCCTGCTCGCGCTGGCCGGGGATCGCCGCGAAGGCGGTCAGTTTTTCGCGCAGCTTGACTGCCTGGCCGCCAACTTGCCCGATACGCTCCTTGTCGCCTTCGCTGACGGCGTCGCGCAAGGCGTCGCCGACGGCCGCCACGTCCAGAGTCAGCGACTTGGCCATGTCGAGCACGGGATAGTCGGCGCTTTCCGTCGCGTGGATGGAATTGAGCGTGGCCGTGGACAGATAGGCGCTAACGGCCAGCCCCAGCCCGAAAATCACGGCCGAGACGACAGGCAGCGCCCATATCTTGCGTTTGATGCTCATTGCTGTCTCCTGATGTATGTGTACCGGGCCGCCGCATGGCGCGCGGCCCGGGCCGGCTTTATGGCGCCGTCAGCACCACTTTGACGCTGGCGTCGACGGCACTTTTTTCGATATAGCCGATGGCTTTCGGATCGGCGGCCACGGCCTTCTTCACGTCGGCGCTATTGGCCACTTCCTTCGGCAAGGTCGCCTTGCCCGTGAAGACCAGTTTGGACCACAGGGCCTTCGCCTGCGACGGCTCCTTGTCCGTCACCTTCTTGTAGAACTCGGCGCGCACGGGAGCGCTTTCCGGCTGGTCGATCGGCGTCATGGCCGTCGATTTACCGAGGAAAAACTGCGCCACCTGTTCATTCGTCATGGCGCCCGCAGCGTTCTTCGGATTGACCACCACGACCACTTCGGCCATGGCGGGAACAGCGGTCGACAAGGCCAGCAAGGCAGCCACATTCAAGATCAATGGTTTCATGCGGCGCTCCTTAGAAAACGAAATCGATGGCGGCGGCAGCCACCGTGACGGAGCCATGGGAACCCGGCTTGGCTTGCACGAACAGGCCAGGGCCATTCTTCGGCTTGATGCGGTCGATCTGCACCTTCAGCGCGGCCGAACGGTGGAAGTCCCAGCGCACGCCGATGCTGTCCGTCGATTGCTCGAGCTGGTTGCGCGTATAAGCCAGGGTGTCGACGCCCGCCGACAGGGCGCGCAGGGTCGGCGTGCAGGCGGCCGGATAGCCGGCCGGGCAGGATGCGGGCACCGTGTTGTTCACGCGGCCATCGGCCTTCAGGCTGGCGTGGCTGTAGTACGGCAAAAAGGCGCCGATGCGATAGCCGCCCATCACGTACCACGAGGTGCTGTCGCTGACATAGCTGTCCGTCTTGCGCTTCGCATATTCCGACTGCACCAGCACATTGTTCCAGTCCAGGCCCAGGCCCACGGAGGTGAACGACGCCTTCTTGTCCTCCACTTCCAGCGCATCGGCCAGGGCGCCCAGCTGGGCGATCCTGTAGCCGCCGCCGGCCGCGCGCAAGCTGCCCATCAGGGTGTTCAGGCTCGGCGAATCGTTGATCGTCAGCTTGGTCTCGGCACGGCCGAAGCGCACGGTGACGGGGCCATGTTCGGCCACCACGTTGAGGGCGACGATGGACTTGCCTTCCACCTGCACGGTCGAAGCGGGACCCGTGGCCAGGGTGGCCTTGGTGCGTCCCAGCGCCAGCTGCGTGGTGATGCTGGTGTCGCCCGCGCTGAACTGGTAAGTGCCGTCGATGCCATCGATGCTGTTGAGGGGAACCTGCGAATACATTTCGCCGGGCGGGCGCAGCATGGTGTTGGCATAGCCGACGTTGCGGTAATCGGAAATCATGAAGACGGGCAGGCCCATGCGGCCAACGCGCACGCTGAAGCTGTCCGATACCTTGGCCTTGGCGAAGGCCCACGCCAGTTCGGCGCCGAAGTCGTCCTCGCCATCCTTGCGCGCCAGGCCCTGCACGGTGGCCGACAACCACTGGTTGACGGTGACATTGGCTTGCAGCCCCAGGTTGGAATCGACGCCCGTGCGGGCGGTGCGGCCTGCGCCAGCCGCCTGGTTCGGGCGCGCGAACTGCGCGCTGTCGGTATCGGCCATGGTCAGGGCGGCGGTGCCGTAACCGCTGATCTTGACGGCGGGGCCAGTGGC is a window of Janthinobacterium rivuli DNA encoding:
- a CDS encoding methyl-accepting chemotaxis protein produces the protein MSIKRKIWALPVVSAVIFGLGLAVSAYLSTATLNSIHATESADYPVLDMAKSLTLDVAAVGDALRDAVSEGDKERIGQVGGQAVKLREKLTAFAAIPGQREQGQRLAREFDAYYAPALSAARIMLEMEEGDPQATVTRMQSALAVLNTDLAKTNEQAQLQFKQGIERSAANVRNALNTSIAVALAVIVCLVAVSHFVGRAIWQQLGGEPEYARQIARAVADGDLSMEIATEAGDQASLLAALKEMRGRLAGMVSGIKASAETIQVASAEIAQGNADLAARTESQAGSLDQTARSMDSLTSTVRDNAANAGQAHELVVSASSVAVKGGQVVSQVVTTMGEINDSSKRIVDIIGVIDGIAFQTNILALNAAVEAARAGEQGRGFAVVASEVRNLAQRSAAAAREIKQLIGDSVAKVNVGSKLVDEAGLTMGQIVDSVKKVADIMAEISAASQAQSAGIGDIGVAIGSMDQMTQQNSALVEEASAAAESLQEQAVQLGTALAVFKLAQGAPAAYLALR